A DNA window from Fragaria vesca subsp. vesca linkage group LG3, FraVesHawaii_1.0, whole genome shotgun sequence contains the following coding sequences:
- the LOC101305155 gene encoding ankyrin repeat-containing protein At5g02620-like translates to MNIPVLLSQQTPKGNNVLHIAAEHKQISVFQDLRRARRLQHSMFWTTNKMGDTPLHVAARVGCDKIVKFLIEHAKARAVDEESRHRQQADDDHGEAHKILLRMINLEMDTALHVAVRYGHFGVVRLLLAADPELCGFTNCADESPLFLATRQGFLQIARLILHEGPTSPSFRGFNGITALHIVVSQTSEEAKGIFKIMVSKIPKMIEEADVHGWTPLHYAAFVGDSKATRVLMETYSAAYNADTALMKTYYVPYNVDKSGMSALHVAAYAGRTDVIDELVMSRPDLVDVLNHRGQTALHAAVAGGQVTAVKHMLMFPITGEVTIINHADKNGNTPLHMASIYGNREIINVLMRDARVDITAINKDLSTAAGIFLCNNTGEQEKLGCSVGPPLFQQLNHDYWKSKSSNSIELNRRRESRLLTATLIATVTFAAGFTVPGGTRSDGKAVLNGSMYYKTFSLVNWFSFLASAFVIYNEILEKTVLPVRLVALLIQLSIGGMVVALAAGYSALQTGFRKPTTAESMQFIFVTIAVPLLFLLFPMYVWLLKQCWKQIFPPRRENN, encoded by the exons ATGAATATTCCTGTTCTTCTCAGTCAGCAAACACCTAAAGGAAACAACGTACTACACATTGCAGCTGAGCACAAGCAAATCTCTGTCTTCCAGGACCTCCGGCGAGCGCGGCGGCTTCAACATTCGATGTTTTGGACCACCAACAAGATGGGCGACACTCCTCTACATGTTGCTGCAAGAGTTGGCTGTGATAAGATAGTCAAGTTCCTCATCGAACACGCAAAAGCTAGAGCAGTAGATGAGGAAAGCAGACACAGACAGCAAGCTGATGATGATCACGGTGAAGCTCATAAGATACTGCTCCGAATGATCAACCTGGAAATGGATACAGCCTTGCATGTCGCTGTTAGGTACGGTCATTTTGGGGTGGTGCGTTTGTTACTTGCAGCTGATCCTGAACTGTGTGGCTTCACTAATTGTGCCGATGAGTCTCCCTTGTTTCTAGCTACCCGTCAAGGCTTTCTTCAGATTGCTCGTCTTATCTTACACGAGGGTCCAACATCTCCTTCTTTCCGAGGATTTAATGGTATCACAGCTTTGCATATAGTCGTAAGTCAGACCAGTGAAGAAGCCAAAG GCATTTTCAAGATTATGGTGTCGAAAATTCCGAAAATGATAGAAGAAGCTGACGTTCACGGGTGGACTCCATTACATTACGCAGCATTCGTTGGAGACTCTAAAGCAACTCGAGTACTAATGGAAACTTATTCTGCTGCTTATAACGCGGATACGGCACTGATGAAAACTTATTATGTTCCTTATAACGTGGATAAATCGGGAATGTCAGCTCTTCATGTTGCGGCCTATGCAGGTCGCACGGACGTAATAGATGAGTTGGTTATGAGCCGCCCTGATCTCGTTGATGTGCTCAATCACAGAGGCCAAACGGCTTTACATGCAGCAGTAGCCGGTGGACAAGTAACCGCTGTCAAGCATATGTTGATGTTTCCTATAACAGGAGAAGTGACTATTATAAACCATGCAGACAAAAATGGAAACACTCCTTTGCATATGGCTTCCATTTATGGAAATCGAGAAATTATAAACGTTTTGATGAGGGACGCAAGAGTGGATATTACGGCTATCAATAAGGATCTCTCAACGGCTGCCGGCATTTTTCTTTGCAATAATACTGGAGAACAG GAAAAATTGGGGTGCTCCGTTGGTCCGCCACTTTTCCAACAGCTCAATCATGATTACTGGAAATCGAAATCTTCGAACAGCATAGAATTGAATCGAAGACGTGAATCCAGACTGCTGACAGCAACTCTTATCGCAACGGTGACATTTGCTGCAGGTTTCACCGTTCCCGGCGGAACAAGAAGCGACGGGAAGGCGGTTCTAAATGGAAGTATGTACTACAAAACGTTTTCACTAGTGAACTGGTTTTCCTTCCTGGCTTCAGCTTTTGTCATCTACAATGAAATATTAGAGAAAACAGTGTTACCTGTTCGTCTAGTCGCCTTGCTCATTCAGTTATCGATTGGAGGAATGGTGGTAGCTCTTGCTGCTGGTTATAGTGCACTGCAGACCGGTTTCCGGAAACCGACTACGGCTGAAAGCATGCAGTTCATATTCGTAACTATAGCAGTACCTTTGCTCTTCCTTTTGTTTCCCATGTACGTCTGGTTGCTAAAACAATGTTGGAAGCAGATATTCCCACCCCGCCGCGAGAACAATTAG
- the LOC101305449 gene encoding uncharacterized protein LOC101305449 encodes MDPSMYRAATCGDVGILQKIRNGEVSVDLLSYQTPKGNNVLHLAAEFKRINVFTDIPLDKHSPLFWSVNKMGDTPLHIAARVGCDEVIDFLIERAKALHVRRANDQERGPTYAKSYKKLLRKTNLKCIL; translated from the coding sequence ATGGATCCTTCTATGTACAGGGCAGCAACTTGTGGTGATGTTGGCATCTTGCAAAAGATTAGAAATGGTGAGGTATCAGTTGATCTTCTCAGTTATCAAACCCCTAAAGGTAACAATGTTCTTCATCTTGCAGCTGAATTCAAGCGTATCAATGTCTTCACAGACATCCCTCTTGACAAACATTCACCGTTGTTCTGGTCCGTCAACAAGATGGGTGATACCCCCTTACACATTGCTGCCAGAGTAGGATGTGACGAAGTGATAGACTTCCTCATCGAACGTGCAAAAGCCCTACATGTTCGAAGAGCCAACGATCAGGAAAGGGGACCAACTTATGCTAAATCTTACAAAAAGTTGCTACGAAAGACCAACTTGAAATGCATACTGTGA
- the LOC101300703 gene encoding ankyrin repeat-containing protein At5g02620-like isoform 2 translates to MDPYLYEATMLGDVSFLRRIRDGDVLSNHDLLLQKTPKDNNILHIAAEFKQIEFFRQVPTHISPALFWAANKKGDTPLHVAARVGCPEIVDFLIDQARALHIRGADVEIGRRKPLLRVTNMEMDTALHVAVSADESVLFLAARKGSVEIALYLLNESPVCPCFRGTNGVTALHAAVTRSNLTSKGIVRIMVSRNPEMIKNVDALGWTPLHYAAFRGNLEATKVLMQCDSSASYILDNSGMSALHVAAHAGHTKIMEELLRWRPDICDLLNGKGQTALHAAVLGARVNVVEYILKTPKLAAIINEADEDGNTPLHLAALQQDHKIIKVLSGDRRVDMIAINKEFSKPIDMFLGDNIGEQETIRSGMVLHNLGCSVGVPFFHQQISRDFDKLESLEKDTDKSHKTRENQQQAPPDDRNALKRNDTKLLVATLIATITFAASFTNVPGGFKEDGMPVLYDKATFKVFQFFNAVSFYISIIAIYNESTPITVLSIHLPTPSSLIQYSIGGMVVAFFSGTLAVQPRHYDGNVLEFLFGTTWVDIMLAVICGILLILAVIPVLKSLIQISRGNRIHWLRNRVI, encoded by the exons ATGGATCCTTACCTGTATGAGGCGACCATGCTCGGAGATGTCAGCTTCTTGAGACGAATCAGAGACGGCGACGTATTGTCAAACCACGACCTTCTCCTCCAGAAAACTCCTAAAGACAACAACATTCTCCACATCGCAGCTGAGTTCAAACAGATTGAGTTTTTCCGACAAGTCCCAACTCACATCTCCCCTGCTCTGTTCTGGGCCGCCAACAAAAAGGGTGACACTCCTCTTCACGTTGCCGCTAGAGTAGGCTGTCCTGAAATAGTCGACTTCCTTATTGATCAAGCAAGAGCCCTACACATTAGAGGAGCTGACGTGGAAATCGGTCGCCGGAAGCCGCTGCTTCGGGTTACGAATATGGAAATGGATACGGCGTTGCATGTGGCTGTAAG CGCAGATGAATCGGTTTTGTTCTTGGCCGCTAGGAAAGGGTCTGTAGAGATTGCTCTGTATTTGTTGAATGAGTCTCCGGTGTGTCCTTGTTTTCGAGGGACTAATGGTGTGACGGCTCTGCACGCGGCCGTAACTCGCAGCAACCTCACCAGCAAAG GCATTGTGAGGATTATGGTGTCCAGAAATCCTGAGATGATTAAAAACGTCGATGCACTTGGCTGGACTCCCTTACACTATGCAGCGTTTAGAGGGAACCTTGAAGCGACTAAAGTGCTAATGCAATGCGATAGTTCTGCGTCTTATATCTTAGACAACTCTGGAATGTCAGCTCTCCATGTTGCAGCCCATGCAGGGCACACCAAAATAATGGAGGAGCTGCTTCGGTGGCGGCCTGATATTTGTGATCTGCTGAATGGCAAAGGCCAGACGGCTTTACATGCTGCAGTATTAGGTGCGCGAGTGAATGTTGTGGAGTACATATTGAAGACACCTAAGCTTGCAGCAATTATAAACGAAGCAGATGAAGATGGGAACACTCCTTTGCACTTGGCTGCCCTTCAGCAAGATCATAAGATCATAAAAGTTCTGTCAGGCGATCGTAGAGTGGACATGATCGCTATCAATAAGGAATTCTCAAAGCCTATTGACATGTTTCTTGGTGACAATATTGGTGAACAG GAAACAATTCGCAGTGGTATGGTTTTGCACAACCTGGGGTGCTCCGTTGGTGTGCCATTCTTCCACCAACAAATCAGTCGAGACTTTGACAAATTGGAATCTCTGGAGAAGGATACTGACAAGAGTCACAAGACCAGAGAAAACCAACAGCAAGCTCCTCCCGATGATCGTAACGCTTTGAAAAGAAATGACACCAAACTCCTTGTAGCAACGCTGATTGCAACCATCACATTTGCAGCTTCTTTCACCAATGTGCCTGGAGGATTTAAAGAAGATGGAATGCCGGTTTTATATGACAAGGCCACTTTCAAAGTGTTTCAGTTTTTCAACGCAGTGTCCTTCTACATCTCAATTATCGCAATCTACAACGAATCAACGCCGATAACTGTGTTATCCATCCATCTACCTACACCATCAAGTCTCATTCAGTATTCGATTGGAGGAATGGTGGTTGCATTTTTTTCAGGCACGTTAGCAGTGCAGCCCAGACACTACGATGGAAATGTGCTTGAATTTTTATTTGGTACAACTTGGGTTGATATCATGCTCGCAGTAATTTGTGGCATTTTATTGATATTAGCTGTTATCCCTGTGCTGAAGTCTCTGATTCAAATAAGCAGGGGAAATAGGATTCACTGGCTCCGAAACCGTGTGATCTAA
- the LOC101300703 gene encoding ankyrin repeat-containing protein At5g02620-like isoform 1: protein MDPYLYEATMLGDVSFLRRIRDGDVLSNHDLLLQKTPKDNNILHIAAEFKQIEFFRQVPTHISPALFWAANKKGDTPLHVAARVGCPEIVDFLIDQARALHIRGADVEIGRRKPLLRVTNMEMDTALHVAVRYGHLGVVVMLMEADPELCCLTNSADESVLFLAARKGSVEIALYLLNESPVCPCFRGTNGVTALHAAVTRSNLTSKGIVRIMVSRNPEMIKNVDALGWTPLHYAAFRGNLEATKVLMQCDSSASYILDNSGMSALHVAAHAGHTKIMEELLRWRPDICDLLNGKGQTALHAAVLGARVNVVEYILKTPKLAAIINEADEDGNTPLHLAALQQDHKIIKVLSGDRRVDMIAINKEFSKPIDMFLGDNIGEQETIRSGMVLHNLGCSVGVPFFHQQISRDFDKLESLEKDTDKSHKTRENQQQAPPDDRNALKRNDTKLLVATLIATITFAASFTNVPGGFKEDGMPVLYDKATFKVFQFFNAVSFYISIIAIYNESTPITVLSIHLPTPSSLIQYSIGGMVVAFFSGTLAVQPRHYDGNVLEFLFGTTWVDIMLAVICGILLILAVIPVLKSLIQISRGNRIHWLRNRVI, encoded by the exons ATGGATCCTTACCTGTATGAGGCGACCATGCTCGGAGATGTCAGCTTCTTGAGACGAATCAGAGACGGCGACGTATTGTCAAACCACGACCTTCTCCTCCAGAAAACTCCTAAAGACAACAACATTCTCCACATCGCAGCTGAGTTCAAACAGATTGAGTTTTTCCGACAAGTCCCAACTCACATCTCCCCTGCTCTGTTCTGGGCCGCCAACAAAAAGGGTGACACTCCTCTTCACGTTGCCGCTAGAGTAGGCTGTCCTGAAATAGTCGACTTCCTTATTGATCAAGCAAGAGCCCTACACATTAGAGGAGCTGACGTGGAAATCGGTCGCCGGAAGCCGCTGCTTCGGGTTACGAATATGGAAATGGATACGGCGTTGCATGTGGCTGTAAGGTACGGTCATCTTGGGGTGGTGGTTATGCTGATGGAAGCCGATCCTGAACTGTGTTGTTTGACTAATAGCGCAGATGAATCGGTTTTGTTCTTGGCCGCTAGGAAAGGGTCTGTAGAGATTGCTCTGTATTTGTTGAATGAGTCTCCGGTGTGTCCTTGTTTTCGAGGGACTAATGGTGTGACGGCTCTGCACGCGGCCGTAACTCGCAGCAACCTCACCAGCAAAG GCATTGTGAGGATTATGGTGTCCAGAAATCCTGAGATGATTAAAAACGTCGATGCACTTGGCTGGACTCCCTTACACTATGCAGCGTTTAGAGGGAACCTTGAAGCGACTAAAGTGCTAATGCAATGCGATAGTTCTGCGTCTTATATCTTAGACAACTCTGGAATGTCAGCTCTCCATGTTGCAGCCCATGCAGGGCACACCAAAATAATGGAGGAGCTGCTTCGGTGGCGGCCTGATATTTGTGATCTGCTGAATGGCAAAGGCCAGACGGCTTTACATGCTGCAGTATTAGGTGCGCGAGTGAATGTTGTGGAGTACATATTGAAGACACCTAAGCTTGCAGCAATTATAAACGAAGCAGATGAAGATGGGAACACTCCTTTGCACTTGGCTGCCCTTCAGCAAGATCATAAGATCATAAAAGTTCTGTCAGGCGATCGTAGAGTGGACATGATCGCTATCAATAAGGAATTCTCAAAGCCTATTGACATGTTTCTTGGTGACAATATTGGTGAACAG GAAACAATTCGCAGTGGTATGGTTTTGCACAACCTGGGGTGCTCCGTTGGTGTGCCATTCTTCCACCAACAAATCAGTCGAGACTTTGACAAATTGGAATCTCTGGAGAAGGATACTGACAAGAGTCACAAGACCAGAGAAAACCAACAGCAAGCTCCTCCCGATGATCGTAACGCTTTGAAAAGAAATGACACCAAACTCCTTGTAGCAACGCTGATTGCAACCATCACATTTGCAGCTTCTTTCACCAATGTGCCTGGAGGATTTAAAGAAGATGGAATGCCGGTTTTATATGACAAGGCCACTTTCAAAGTGTTTCAGTTTTTCAACGCAGTGTCCTTCTACATCTCAATTATCGCAATCTACAACGAATCAACGCCGATAACTGTGTTATCCATCCATCTACCTACACCATCAAGTCTCATTCAGTATTCGATTGGAGGAATGGTGGTTGCATTTTTTTCAGGCACGTTAGCAGTGCAGCCCAGACACTACGATGGAAATGTGCTTGAATTTTTATTTGGTACAACTTGGGTTGATATCATGCTCGCAGTAATTTGTGGCATTTTATTGATATTAGCTGTTATCCCTGTGCTGAAGTCTCTGATTCAAATAAGCAGGGGAAATAGGATTCACTGGCTCCGAAACCGTGTGATCTAA